From a region of the Arvicanthis niloticus isolate mArvNil1 chromosome 6, mArvNil1.pat.X, whole genome shotgun sequence genome:
- the Strada gene encoding STE20-related kinase adapter protein alpha isoform X2 codes for MSFLRWVSEKFIVEGLRDLELFGEQPPGDTRRKANEASSESIASFSKPEIMSSFLPDGGCYELLTVIGKGFEDLMTVNLARYKPTGEYVTVRRINLEACSNEMVTFLQGELHVSKLFSHPNIVPYRATFIADNELWVVTSFMAYGSAKDLIGTHFMDGMNELAIAYILQGVLKALDYIHHMGYVHRSVKASHILISTDGKVYLSGLRSNLSMISHGQRQRAVHDFPKYSIKVLPWLSPEVLQQNLQGYDAKSDIYSVGITACELANGHVPFKDMPATQMLLEKLNGTVPCLLDTSTIPAEELTMSPSRSIANPGLNDSLAAGSLRPSNGDSPSHPYHRTFSPHFHNFVEQCLQRNPDARPNASTLLNHSFFKQIKRRASEALPELLRPVTPITNFEGSQSQDHSGIFGLVTNLEDLEVDDWEF; via the exons CGGTGGGTCTCGGAAAAGTTCATTGTTGAGGGCTTAAGAGATTTGGAGCTCTTTGGAG AGCAGCCTCCGGGTGACACTCGGAGAAAA gccAATGAGGCAAGCTCAGAGTCCATAGCATCCTTCTCCAAACCAGAGATCATGAGCAGCTTTCTGCCAGACGGCGGGTGTTATGAGCTGCTCACCGTCATAG gcaAAGGGTTTGAGGACCTGATGACAGTGAATTTAGCCAGGTACAAACCAACAGGAGAGTATGTGACAGTACGAAGGATCAACCTAGAAGCTTGTTCCAATGAGATGGTGACGTTCTTGCAG GGGGAGCTTCATGTCTCTAAGCTCTTCAGCCATCCCAATATAGTGCCGTACCGAGCTACCTTCATTGCAGACAACGAGCTGTGGGTCGTCACATCATTCATGGCGTATG GCTCTGCAAAGGATCTCATTGGCACACACTTCATGGATGGCATGAATGAACTGGCGATTGCGTACATCCTGCAGGGGGTGCTAAAGGCCTTAGACTACATCCATCACATGGGCTATGTGCACAG GAGTGTCAAGGCCAGCCACATTCTGATCTCCACGGATGGAAAGGTCTACCTGTCTGGTTTACGAAGCAACCTTAGCATGATCAGTCACGGGCAGCGGCAGCGTGCGGTCCACGACTTCCCCAAATACAGTATCAAGGTCCTGCCTTGGCTCAGCCCAGAAGTCCTCCAGCAG aATCTTCAGGGTTATGATGCCAAGTCTGATATCTACAGTGTGGGAATCACAGCGTGTGAACTAGCCAATGGCCATGTCCCCTTCAAAGATATGCCTGCCACTCAG ATGCTGCTAGAGAAGCTGAATGGCACAGTGCCCTGCCTGCTGGACACCAGCACCATCCCCGCTGAGGAGCTGACCATGAGTCCCTCCCGATCCATTGCCAACCCTGGCCTGAATGACAGCCTGGCTGCTGGTAGCCTTCGGCCTTCCAATGGCGACTCACCTTCCCACCCCTACCACCGAACCTTCTCACCTCACTTCCACAACTTTGTGGAGCAGTGCCTTCAGCGCAACCCTGATGCAAG gCCAAACGCCAGTACCCTCCTCAACCACTCCTTCTTCAAGCAG ATCAAGCGACGTGCTTCAGAGGCTTTGCCTGAGTTGCTCCGCCCAGTCACTCCCATCACCAACTTTGAGGGCAGCCAGTCTCAGGATCACAGTGGAATCTTCGGCCTAGTGACAAACCTGGAAGACCTGGAGGTGGATGACTGGGAGTTCTGA
- the Strada gene encoding STE20-related kinase adapter protein alpha isoform X5, with protein MSSFLPDGGCYELLTVIGKGFEDLMTVNLARYKPTGEYVTVRRINLEACSNEMVTFLQGELHVSKLFSHPNIVPYRATFIADNELWVVTSFMAYGSAKDLIGTHFMDGMNELAIAYILQGVLKALDYIHHMGYVHRSVKASHILISTDGKVYLSGLRSNLSMISHGQRQRAVHDFPKYSIKVLPWLSPEVLQQNLQGYDAKSDIYSVGITACELANGHVPFKDMPATQMLLEKLNGTVPCLLDTSTIPAEELTMSPSRSIANPGLNDSLAAGSLRPSNGDSPSHPYHRTFSPHFHNFVEQCLQRNPDARPNASTLLNHSFFKQIKRRASEALPELLRPVTPITNFEGSQSQDHSGIFGLVTNLEDLEVDDWEF; from the exons ATGAGCAGCTTTCTGCCAGACGGCGGGTGTTATGAGCTGCTCACCGTCATAG gcaAAGGGTTTGAGGACCTGATGACAGTGAATTTAGCCAGGTACAAACCAACAGGAGAGTATGTGACAGTACGAAGGATCAACCTAGAAGCTTGTTCCAATGAGATGGTGACGTTCTTGCAG GGGGAGCTTCATGTCTCTAAGCTCTTCAGCCATCCCAATATAGTGCCGTACCGAGCTACCTTCATTGCAGACAACGAGCTGTGGGTCGTCACATCATTCATGGCGTATG GCTCTGCAAAGGATCTCATTGGCACACACTTCATGGATGGCATGAATGAACTGGCGATTGCGTACATCCTGCAGGGGGTGCTAAAGGCCTTAGACTACATCCATCACATGGGCTATGTGCACAG GAGTGTCAAGGCCAGCCACATTCTGATCTCCACGGATGGAAAGGTCTACCTGTCTGGTTTACGAAGCAACCTTAGCATGATCAGTCACGGGCAGCGGCAGCGTGCGGTCCACGACTTCCCCAAATACAGTATCAAGGTCCTGCCTTGGCTCAGCCCAGAAGTCCTCCAGCAG aATCTTCAGGGTTATGATGCCAAGTCTGATATCTACAGTGTGGGAATCACAGCGTGTGAACTAGCCAATGGCCATGTCCCCTTCAAAGATATGCCTGCCACTCAG ATGCTGCTAGAGAAGCTGAATGGCACAGTGCCCTGCCTGCTGGACACCAGCACCATCCCCGCTGAGGAGCTGACCATGAGTCCCTCCCGATCCATTGCCAACCCTGGCCTGAATGACAGCCTGGCTGCTGGTAGCCTTCGGCCTTCCAATGGCGACTCACCTTCCCACCCCTACCACCGAACCTTCTCACCTCACTTCCACAACTTTGTGGAGCAGTGCCTTCAGCGCAACCCTGATGCAAG gCCAAACGCCAGTACCCTCCTCAACCACTCCTTCTTCAAGCAG ATCAAGCGACGTGCTTCAGAGGCTTTGCCTGAGTTGCTCCGCCCAGTCACTCCCATCACCAACTTTGAGGGCAGCCAGTCTCAGGATCACAGTGGAATCTTCGGCCTAGTGACAAACCTGGAAGACCTGGAGGTGGATGACTGGGAGTTCTGA
- the Strada gene encoding STE20-related kinase adapter protein alpha isoform X1 gives MSFLVSKPERIRRWVSEKFIVEGLRDLELFGEQPPGDTRRKANEASSESIASFSKPEIMSSFLPDGGCYELLTVIGKGFEDLMTVNLARYKPTGEYVTVRRINLEACSNEMVTFLQGELHVSKLFSHPNIVPYRATFIADNELWVVTSFMAYGSAKDLIGTHFMDGMNELAIAYILQGVLKALDYIHHMGYVHRSVKASHILISTDGKVYLSGLRSNLSMISHGQRQRAVHDFPKYSIKVLPWLSPEVLQQNLQGYDAKSDIYSVGITACELANGHVPFKDMPATQMLLEKLNGTVPCLLDTSTIPAEELTMSPSRSIANPGLNDSLAAGSLRPSNGDSPSHPYHRTFSPHFHNFVEQCLQRNPDARPNASTLLNHSFFKQIKRRASEALPELLRPVTPITNFEGSQSQDHSGIFGLVTNLEDLEVDDWEF, from the exons CGGTGGGTCTCGGAAAAGTTCATTGTTGAGGGCTTAAGAGATTTGGAGCTCTTTGGAG AGCAGCCTCCGGGTGACACTCGGAGAAAA gccAATGAGGCAAGCTCAGAGTCCATAGCATCCTTCTCCAAACCAGAGATCATGAGCAGCTTTCTGCCAGACGGCGGGTGTTATGAGCTGCTCACCGTCATAG gcaAAGGGTTTGAGGACCTGATGACAGTGAATTTAGCCAGGTACAAACCAACAGGAGAGTATGTGACAGTACGAAGGATCAACCTAGAAGCTTGTTCCAATGAGATGGTGACGTTCTTGCAG GGGGAGCTTCATGTCTCTAAGCTCTTCAGCCATCCCAATATAGTGCCGTACCGAGCTACCTTCATTGCAGACAACGAGCTGTGGGTCGTCACATCATTCATGGCGTATG GCTCTGCAAAGGATCTCATTGGCACACACTTCATGGATGGCATGAATGAACTGGCGATTGCGTACATCCTGCAGGGGGTGCTAAAGGCCTTAGACTACATCCATCACATGGGCTATGTGCACAG GAGTGTCAAGGCCAGCCACATTCTGATCTCCACGGATGGAAAGGTCTACCTGTCTGGTTTACGAAGCAACCTTAGCATGATCAGTCACGGGCAGCGGCAGCGTGCGGTCCACGACTTCCCCAAATACAGTATCAAGGTCCTGCCTTGGCTCAGCCCAGAAGTCCTCCAGCAG aATCTTCAGGGTTATGATGCCAAGTCTGATATCTACAGTGTGGGAATCACAGCGTGTGAACTAGCCAATGGCCATGTCCCCTTCAAAGATATGCCTGCCACTCAG ATGCTGCTAGAGAAGCTGAATGGCACAGTGCCCTGCCTGCTGGACACCAGCACCATCCCCGCTGAGGAGCTGACCATGAGTCCCTCCCGATCCATTGCCAACCCTGGCCTGAATGACAGCCTGGCTGCTGGTAGCCTTCGGCCTTCCAATGGCGACTCACCTTCCCACCCCTACCACCGAACCTTCTCACCTCACTTCCACAACTTTGTGGAGCAGTGCCTTCAGCGCAACCCTGATGCAAG gCCAAACGCCAGTACCCTCCTCAACCACTCCTTCTTCAAGCAG ATCAAGCGACGTGCTTCAGAGGCTTTGCCTGAGTTGCTCCGCCCAGTCACTCCCATCACCAACTTTGAGGGCAGCCAGTCTCAGGATCACAGTGGAATCTTCGGCCTAGTGACAAACCTGGAAGACCTGGAGGTGGATGACTGGGAGTTCTGA
- the Strada gene encoding STE20-related kinase adapter protein alpha isoform X3 — MSFLVSKPERIRANEASSESIASFSKPEIMSSFLPDGGCYELLTVIGKGFEDLMTVNLARYKPTGEYVTVRRINLEACSNEMVTFLQGELHVSKLFSHPNIVPYRATFIADNELWVVTSFMAYGSAKDLIGTHFMDGMNELAIAYILQGVLKALDYIHHMGYVHRSVKASHILISTDGKVYLSGLRSNLSMISHGQRQRAVHDFPKYSIKVLPWLSPEVLQQNLQGYDAKSDIYSVGITACELANGHVPFKDMPATQMLLEKLNGTVPCLLDTSTIPAEELTMSPSRSIANPGLNDSLAAGSLRPSNGDSPSHPYHRTFSPHFHNFVEQCLQRNPDARPNASTLLNHSFFKQIKRRASEALPELLRPVTPITNFEGSQSQDHSGIFGLVTNLEDLEVDDWEF, encoded by the exons gccAATGAGGCAAGCTCAGAGTCCATAGCATCCTTCTCCAAACCAGAGATCATGAGCAGCTTTCTGCCAGACGGCGGGTGTTATGAGCTGCTCACCGTCATAG gcaAAGGGTTTGAGGACCTGATGACAGTGAATTTAGCCAGGTACAAACCAACAGGAGAGTATGTGACAGTACGAAGGATCAACCTAGAAGCTTGTTCCAATGAGATGGTGACGTTCTTGCAG GGGGAGCTTCATGTCTCTAAGCTCTTCAGCCATCCCAATATAGTGCCGTACCGAGCTACCTTCATTGCAGACAACGAGCTGTGGGTCGTCACATCATTCATGGCGTATG GCTCTGCAAAGGATCTCATTGGCACACACTTCATGGATGGCATGAATGAACTGGCGATTGCGTACATCCTGCAGGGGGTGCTAAAGGCCTTAGACTACATCCATCACATGGGCTATGTGCACAG GAGTGTCAAGGCCAGCCACATTCTGATCTCCACGGATGGAAAGGTCTACCTGTCTGGTTTACGAAGCAACCTTAGCATGATCAGTCACGGGCAGCGGCAGCGTGCGGTCCACGACTTCCCCAAATACAGTATCAAGGTCCTGCCTTGGCTCAGCCCAGAAGTCCTCCAGCAG aATCTTCAGGGTTATGATGCCAAGTCTGATATCTACAGTGTGGGAATCACAGCGTGTGAACTAGCCAATGGCCATGTCCCCTTCAAAGATATGCCTGCCACTCAG ATGCTGCTAGAGAAGCTGAATGGCACAGTGCCCTGCCTGCTGGACACCAGCACCATCCCCGCTGAGGAGCTGACCATGAGTCCCTCCCGATCCATTGCCAACCCTGGCCTGAATGACAGCCTGGCTGCTGGTAGCCTTCGGCCTTCCAATGGCGACTCACCTTCCCACCCCTACCACCGAACCTTCTCACCTCACTTCCACAACTTTGTGGAGCAGTGCCTTCAGCGCAACCCTGATGCAAG gCCAAACGCCAGTACCCTCCTCAACCACTCCTTCTTCAAGCAG ATCAAGCGACGTGCTTCAGAGGCTTTGCCTGAGTTGCTCCGCCCAGTCACTCCCATCACCAACTTTGAGGGCAGCCAGTCTCAGGATCACAGTGGAATCTTCGGCCTAGTGACAAACCTGGAAGACCTGGAGGTGGATGACTGGGAGTTCTGA
- the Strada gene encoding STE20-related kinase adapter protein alpha isoform X4 gives MSFLANEASSESIASFSKPEIMSSFLPDGGCYELLTVIGKGFEDLMTVNLARYKPTGEYVTVRRINLEACSNEMVTFLQGELHVSKLFSHPNIVPYRATFIADNELWVVTSFMAYGSAKDLIGTHFMDGMNELAIAYILQGVLKALDYIHHMGYVHRSVKASHILISTDGKVYLSGLRSNLSMISHGQRQRAVHDFPKYSIKVLPWLSPEVLQQNLQGYDAKSDIYSVGITACELANGHVPFKDMPATQMLLEKLNGTVPCLLDTSTIPAEELTMSPSRSIANPGLNDSLAAGSLRPSNGDSPSHPYHRTFSPHFHNFVEQCLQRNPDARPNASTLLNHSFFKQIKRRASEALPELLRPVTPITNFEGSQSQDHSGIFGLVTNLEDLEVDDWEF, from the exons gccAATGAGGCAAGCTCAGAGTCCATAGCATCCTTCTCCAAACCAGAGATCATGAGCAGCTTTCTGCCAGACGGCGGGTGTTATGAGCTGCTCACCGTCATAG gcaAAGGGTTTGAGGACCTGATGACAGTGAATTTAGCCAGGTACAAACCAACAGGAGAGTATGTGACAGTACGAAGGATCAACCTAGAAGCTTGTTCCAATGAGATGGTGACGTTCTTGCAG GGGGAGCTTCATGTCTCTAAGCTCTTCAGCCATCCCAATATAGTGCCGTACCGAGCTACCTTCATTGCAGACAACGAGCTGTGGGTCGTCACATCATTCATGGCGTATG GCTCTGCAAAGGATCTCATTGGCACACACTTCATGGATGGCATGAATGAACTGGCGATTGCGTACATCCTGCAGGGGGTGCTAAAGGCCTTAGACTACATCCATCACATGGGCTATGTGCACAG GAGTGTCAAGGCCAGCCACATTCTGATCTCCACGGATGGAAAGGTCTACCTGTCTGGTTTACGAAGCAACCTTAGCATGATCAGTCACGGGCAGCGGCAGCGTGCGGTCCACGACTTCCCCAAATACAGTATCAAGGTCCTGCCTTGGCTCAGCCCAGAAGTCCTCCAGCAG aATCTTCAGGGTTATGATGCCAAGTCTGATATCTACAGTGTGGGAATCACAGCGTGTGAACTAGCCAATGGCCATGTCCCCTTCAAAGATATGCCTGCCACTCAG ATGCTGCTAGAGAAGCTGAATGGCACAGTGCCCTGCCTGCTGGACACCAGCACCATCCCCGCTGAGGAGCTGACCATGAGTCCCTCCCGATCCATTGCCAACCCTGGCCTGAATGACAGCCTGGCTGCTGGTAGCCTTCGGCCTTCCAATGGCGACTCACCTTCCCACCCCTACCACCGAACCTTCTCACCTCACTTCCACAACTTTGTGGAGCAGTGCCTTCAGCGCAACCCTGATGCAAG gCCAAACGCCAGTACCCTCCTCAACCACTCCTTCTTCAAGCAG ATCAAGCGACGTGCTTCAGAGGCTTTGCCTGAGTTGCTCCGCCCAGTCACTCCCATCACCAACTTTGAGGGCAGCCAGTCTCAGGATCACAGTGGAATCTTCGGCCTAGTGACAAACCTGGAAGACCTGGAGGTGGATGACTGGGAGTTCTGA